In the genome of Ovis canadensis isolate MfBH-ARS-UI-01 breed Bighorn chromosome 21, ARS-UI_OviCan_v2, whole genome shotgun sequence, the window GCGGGGTGTGGACGGGGATGTCCCCAGGCGTGTCCCCAGGGGCGCCAGGCCAGAGCGTCACTCAGGGCTGACCCATGCCAGCTTCCATGTCCTGCAAACAGGCCAATCAGACAGAGAGAAGCCAGGGCGGCCAGTGGCTCTGAGGTGGGTGGGCCTTGACCCCTGGGCAAGAGGAAGAAATGCCTGCCCCAGGAGGATCCCCCGGCCTCCCAGGGGCCAGGTCGGGGAGGCCGAGgggagcagcagcagagccaccTTCTCCATGCACCTGACTTGGACCCTGGAGCCCTGGCACCTGAAAGACCCTCGCCCTGCAGGGACCTCACCCAGCTGGCACTCAGCCTCCCTCCAGGGGCAAGGCACACCTCAGCACCCTCGCCTGAGAGGTGGGCGTGGCTGCAGCACTGGCCACACAGGGGAACCCCTTCCCCAGAGCGCTCTTGAGCCTAAGGCCATCTTCGCAAAGTCCCGGGGACACAGCGGCTCTTAGTGACGTGGGGTCCAAGGGCTAGGTTCCACTGCATGTGCTTTGATGctgccattgttgttcagttgcttggtcgtgtctgactctttgcagccccatggattgcagcactagTCTCTGGCTCCCCTTGTTTCTGCTCCATAGAGGAGCAAGTTTCACTTggacgggcttccctgtccttcatcatctccgggaatttgctcaaactcatgttctttgagtcgatgatgtcatccaactgtctcatcctctgttgcccccttctcctgctaccttcaacctttcccaacatcagggtcttttctgatgagttgattctttgcatcaggtgacccaagtattggagcttcagctttagcatcagtgcttccaatgaacattcaaggttgatttcctttaggactgactggtttgatctccttgcagtccaagggactcccaaaagtcttctccagcaccacagatcagaagcatcagttctttggcacacagctttctttatggtccaactctcacatccatacgtgactatcagaaaaaccgtatctttgactagatggacctttgtcggcaaagtgatgtctctggtttttaatatgctgtctaggttggtcgtggcttttcttccaaggagcaagcatcttttaatttcgtttACTTACTcacttagttcagtcgctcagtcgcgtccgactctttgcgaccccatggactgcagcacaccaggctgcatTTACTGAAGTGTTTTTAAACGGACATGAAATGTTCCAGACGGCCTCACCCTAACTTGATGACATCTGCAATGGATCCCTTTGGGATCCATTTGCATTGCTTAAAAACCAAAAAGCTGGTTTGGAGGCAGTGTCTGCGGTTCAAAAGCAGAAAGGGGTGGGAATGCTCATGCAGGCCCCACTTCGGAAATCCCCTGAAGCCCCCTCCTCGGCACCCCAAGTTGCCCCCACGGCCCACATTAGATGAGTCTGGTGTTGGCTGCTCGGTGGATCCTGCAGATTGACGTCCTCGGAACCCTCCCTGGATCCCATGCTTTCAGCCTGTGGACTTCCTGCGCTTCCCCCTCATTCAACAGAAACAGGGGCCCTCTCCCTTCAGGGACCACATAAGCGGCAGCACAGCCGGGCCCCTTGCTCCCTATACAAGCTTGCTTGGGCAGCTATGACAAAGTTCCACACACCTAACGGCTATAACAACAGAGATGTGTGGTCTCCCAGTTCTGGGGGcccaaggtgtgggcagggcggGCCATGTGGAGGTGCGGTCCAGTCTCTTTACAGAAGCATCACCCCAGTCTCTGCCCTCATCCTCACCCGGCACCAACCTTGTGCCCAGGTCTGCCCTCGTCATCCCCCTTCTTACAAGGACCCGGTCACCCTGGGGCAGAGAGCGTCCAGCTCCAGACAGCCTCACCCTAACTTGATCACATCTGCAATGAGATGTGGCCAAGTTCTGAGGCCCCAGGTGGGCACGGGgcaggacttcaacatatgaactgtGGGAGAAGTGAGTCAACCCACCACGCCCTCCTGTCCCACACCCAAAATGAAGCGGCTTGGCCGGCAGAGGGGTCCATAGTGACCCAAGCGTGCGTGCACGtgtgctgagtcatttcagtcCATCTCTTGGTGACCCTACaaacagtagcccgccaggctcctctgtctatggggattctccaggcaagactactggagtgggttgccatgctctcctccaggggagtcttccccacccagagatcaaactcgtgtctcttacatctcctgcactggcaggtgggttcttcaccacggGCACCACCTCCACAGCCCGTGAATTACAGAAAACACATGTTCTCGTCTAAGCCGTTTTCAGTATTAACCAAGACCCCCAAATGTCCCCCTCCACCAGCTTCAGGGCCTGTCTGCTGATGGTGTAGCGCTGGGGTGGAGGCGAGGCTGCGCCCACCTCACGACATGCAGGAGCTAGTTCAcccgctgagcctcagtttcatcatctgcaaaatgggggcgAAGGTAACACCTGCTCCGTCTCACTCCAGATGAATGATAAAACTCAAGGGGATAGCTTAGTATGAACTGATGCTCAGAGAATGTTCCTTCCTGCAGGGGCAGTCGGTCAGGGGGAGACAAGCAAGTCCGACTTGCTGAGGGGGCGGTGGCGGGGAGCCAAGCCCCTGTCGCCATGCCCAGCAGCTCGTTGCACAGGTGCTGGTGCTGAGCCACCCCCTGCGTGTTTGGCACGTGTGAGTGACGTCAGCAGGAACAGCACTGAGCTCCTCTGGGGGACGGGCTCAGGCCACACCCCTCACCTGGCCCCCAGGGCTGCCCTGCCCCTGGCTCGCACCTGGGCCTGCCCCAGGGGACCCCGCCAGTTGCTGTTATAGAGAAGCAGATGTAGGGAGCGGGCGGGGATGCCAGCGGGTCAGCCAGCTACAGGCTGTAAgtaaagtgttggtcgctcaggcgtgtccaactctttgcaaccccgtggactgtagccctccaggctcctctgtccaagggatttctccaagcaagaatgctggattcccttctccaggggatcttcctgacccaggaattgaacccgggtctcctgcattgaggaagattctttactgtttgagccatcaggaaagactGCAACAAACCAcatcccctctctgagcctcaacttcTCAGGCAAACGTAGACCCCCCCAAGGCCTTGGTGGCAGGTTGGGGGAATGAAGGAGTTCTGGAATGGCTCCCGGTGGCCCGCAGCCCGGGTGCTCAGAATAGTCCACGGAGAAGCACACAGCTTCAAGATGGAGGGAGTTGGGGAATAGCCACACAAAGtaaatctcttcctttctctctctccacatgTGTGCACACCTATGCACAACCAGGAACACACAACCACACGCATACGTAGAttcacgcatgcacacacacacacacaggcgcacacccacacgtgctgtgtgctaagtcctctcagtcgtgtccgactctgtgtgacccgatagactctagcccgccaggttcctctctccaggggtttctccaggcaagaacactggagtgggctgccatgccctcctccagagggtcttcctggcccagggatcgaacctgcgtctactgtattgcaggcagattctttaccgctgggccacctgggaagcccacatacccAACCCCCCACATGCAGACACTCgggaattcacacacacacacacacacacacacacacacacacacagacgcattAGTCTCTTCTTTCCATCCAGACAAAAcctctagtggttaaaaaaaatagtaactttCAAAACCAGGGAATTGAAATGTGTCTTCAGCCCAGTTTCTCAGGTACAGTCTTACATCTTAAGACATCAATTTGGCACAGATTCCACCATcatcacaagcagattctttcaaGTAAAACCTTCACGTGTGTCTGCAGGCTGCATCCTCATCTATTAAATAACAACGTAGAACAAAATACTTTCAACGTTTTGAtcacacacccccacccacccacccattgTCCCACAGCGCCTCCAACAGCCGGGACCCCTTGCTCCAGCTGATGCTCCCGGTGTGGGCAAGGGCGCTCCCAGCCTTAGCAAATGCACAAGTGTCCCGTTTACAGCAGCCCTCTCCAAGCCCGGACGAGGGCTCCTTGCTGCGTTGACGTGCTGGTTGTTTGAGAGAagcaggaaggggtgggggtgtATTCCGTTGGCCTGGGCAGAGCAGCCGGCTGCCAGGTGGGAAGGGCGAGAGCACGGAAGAGTCAGGGGTGGAGCCCGGCACGCCCGGGTCGGCTTGGACGGCGGGGACTTCAGGCATCCATCGTCTGGTCTGCACCCCGGTCCTGGCGGCCTGAGCTCGGAGCCCAGCCGCGGGGCAGGGACGCTCACGGCCGCCGCTCCCTCCCCGGGGCGGGGGCTAAGCTCAGCCTCCCCGGTCCCGCGGCCTCGCCTGCTGCCTCCGCCTCCGCTGCCGCGTGGAAGCGGCCCTGCCAGGGGgaggaggcctggcctggccGCCGCGCAGCCCGGCCGTGCCCAGGAGCAGCCGCACCATCTCGTGGTCCTTGCGGTCCAGCACGCGGGGCAGGAAGAGCGAGGACTTCTGCGTGCGGCGTGTCTTGAAGCCCCGGCGGGGCCGGCCCTTGCCGTTCACGGACACGTACCACAGTCTCTCGGCGCTGGCCGGGCGCCGGGCCCCGGGCCCTCCGGGCGCCGTGCGGTACAGCCGGGAGGCGTAGGTGTTGTAGCCCAGCTCGTGGATGCGCTCCACGAACTCGCACTCGGCGTTGTAGCTCTCctgcggggcgggcgggggccaGGGTCAGCGCGCAGCTCCCCGCGAGCAGgcaggcggggaggggagccctgGGCCGGGGTCTGGGCGGCCTGGGCTGGCCGTCTGGACGGACAAACGCGGAATGGAAACAGCTTTTGTCAGCGCCCTCCGCAGGCTGCTGTGGAGCGTCTTCAACTGGGGGGCTCGGCATGCCTTCCGCCAGCCTAGGCCCTCGTCCCAGCTGTAGGGGGACAGGCACGCCAAGGCCCCCCTCCCGCACTGTGccaaggggcagggctggggcaccGGGACAGCCGGCCAGGAAGACTGGCCTCTTCTCCGGGCACTGACCGTGAGGCAGGACACCCTCAGGGCCCCTCTCCATTGGCAGAGGGGGGAAGGGTGCAGGTGGCCCAGTGGACCTACAGACTGGGCACCTTATGATCCCTGAGGACCTCAGGAAGCAAGATGGGAAGCACCAGCCCTCTCTCTCCAGTGACTCAGGAGCCCAGAGGCAAGGCTGGAGAGCGTGGGAGGGGAGGGCCTCCCCCAATAACCGCAGCacctcctctctgctctgccccccgccccccggccccttGGTGGAGGCTCGGGGCTCTTTGGGTCTGCGTACAGATGCCACTGCCCAagattttacagatggggaaactgaggtccggAGGGGTGTCAGACCCCAAATCACAGAGGGATCTGATGCCCCTGTGGCCTGTGCCCACTCCCTGCATGTCGTGGGGCCCTCTGGGGTGGGCGGGAGGGTGGGCTAGGACagacccgccccaccccccatgcCGGCACACTGCTTCGGCATCTTCACTTGTTCCCCCCACCTCTGCCCACACTGAGTGTCTGTGAAAAACTCAGCAGCTGAACCAGCtctcctcccaggcccctctgtcctggagaaggtacCTTCTCCCCGGCTGAGGCCCACCCtgcaggaagcctggtgggtttgCTCTTTGCTGGGACACTTAGGGGTGGGGGCCATGGAAGGGACACAGTGCTGTGAACAGGGGCTCAGGCCCTATGGGAGGGCTTCTTGGGGGTGGAACATTGTTTGCACCTTGAGGGGGCTCCTGGGTGCGGGGAGGCTATGGGTAAAGGGCTGAGACAGGCTAGAAAAAGGCATCACAGACGCACCAGGTCCCAGTGCCTGTCCCGCCCCTGTGGTCCCACCCCAGAGCCTGCTCCCGAGGGCCCTCCCcagagccacccccaccccaggctccacCCGCTCAGGCTCTACTCCTTGCCATCACCCTCGTCCTCAGGGAGGCTGCTCCTCCTTCTTAGTTTTGCCAGCTCCTGGCGCTGCTCCAGAAGAAtcagccagggcagggcagaggtGGGGACCAGGCAGAGGTGCACAGGAAGGGCAGGCACCCTCCCAGTGGGGTGACAATTGAAGGGGAGGGCGTGTTCCTGTGGGGCAGGAGGGGGCACTCTGGGCAGCAGAGTACAGGGGAAGCATGGGCTGGGAACAGCAGGGCTTGTTCTGCAGAAGACAAGAGGTCCAGAGCCTGAATGGAGATGGtagctgtgaagtgatggggggaggggcaggcagaagGCGGTCTGGGTTGCTCCACTGTGAGCTGAGCTAAGGAATCTGGGTGATAATCTGGGGGTGATGGGGTGTTCCTGGAGGCCATCAGGTGAGTGGATTTGCAGTTTAGGGAGATGACTGATGAGTAGGTGCCTAGCACAGAGTGTGACGTATGGGAAGTGCCCGGGACACTGaggaatgaagggatgaatgCCAGGTGGATGGGAGGAAAGaaaggtggatggatgggtgttgATGGGTGGAtgtgtgaatggatggatggatggacagatagatggatggaaggagacaggagggagggaaggggggtgtggactggaggagggagacctGGAGGCCGGTAGCTGGGTCCCAAGACTGCTGTGACGGTCCagctgggagagggcgagggcctGAGTTATAAGGGcacaggggtggggtggagggaggctgaagctgaagacaGGGATTCAGGAAGTGTGTTCGAGGACTTGGAGGCAGACTGAGTGTGCGGCCAAGAAAGAAGCAGGTGTCCACCAGGACTCCCGGCTGACCCTGGGCTTGAGTGAGTGGCTGGTGGCGTAACAACTATGGCAGGGGAGTCAGGGAGCTGCTGGATTCAGCTGGGGGTGTGCTGCCCTCTGCCAGGGTAGTCTCTGAACCATCAGGACATTTGGCGGATCTGTAACTCTGAAGGGAGGTCAGGACTGGGATTGGGGGCTGTCAGGGTGCAACAGTGGATGAGCTAGCCTGGGAGGGGAGAAGCAAGGTGATGGCAAAGACCaggggctcagatggtcaagaggcAGCGCAGTCGGAGCAGCACGCACGGGCAAATGGGGGGGCTCAGGACGGGGACAAGGGGTGGCAGGGGTGGCCCCTGGGCTGCCTCACCTTCCAGTTTATCTGCAACGTAGTGAGGCCTCCGATGCCAGGCATTCTGCCAAGTCCCACCCCACCCAGCTAGACCACCAGGCTACCCGCGTGGGACCAGGAACCTCTCCTCTTCCGTCCCCGAAGCCAGCGCTGCCAGCTCTCAGAGACGGAAGCGACAGGGAGACTCTGGCCCACCGGGCACGCATAATTCTGCCCCTCCAGGGTCCTGACCTGGGTCTCTCATGGAAGAGATCTGACCTGGGTCTCTCATGGAAGAGGTAGCAGCGGCCAGATGCTTCCTCCCCTGATTCCAGCCCTACCTGCCTCCCTGTGTGAACTTGCCCAATGTGAACAAAGGCCGCCCCTGGTCAGTAAGACCTGCACAAGTACCGCAGGCTGGCTAGGCCTCCCCTCACCATCAGGGTTGGGAGTGACTGTGGGTGGTCCGAGCCCATTTCAGGAACAGAAAGTCAGTTTTGCTCACTCTGCACCAAAGGGGAGGGCTGGAGGGGTCTGGAAAGCCACCGTCCACCTCAAGAAAAAGTCAGACCAGACCCTGGGCTAAGGGCATGTGTTTATAAACCATGCTTGGTGTTTACAGACTAGGAGCCCACATAAAGGAGGCCGGGCGCCCGAGGGTCCCTCTTCCCAGACAGAGACTCCCCCGGGTCACAGAAAGCAAATGGCCATCTTCCTACTTCTGCCTCTCCTTTGGCCAAACCGTGAACAATCTGTGATGGAAAAAACTGCCtaaaggaggacttccctgaaTTTCTCGACGGTGCTTTGCCTGACTTCAGACAGGCAGGGAAATGTCCGTGTTTCCCCTGCAAACACAACCGAACGGAGGAAATGGTCCTCGCCTGCGTCGTCTAGGTgacgggtgggtgggtgggtgaaaaGCCTCTCACTGCCCAGGGAGCATCAGCTGAATTGCATGTAATGACTAGTTGGAGGTAGGAAACTTCCTAGTACATGTATTTTACTCCGTGTATGCCCCGCCCCTGGGGGATGAACACTGCCAACGCCCACAATCACAGGACCCCTTGTTGTGTAGAGACCCAGATGGTACAAAGACTGGGCTCCAAACCTATGTGCCTGGGACGTGGGCCCCATCGCCCTCTTGGTTCCCTCCTGCCGACTCACATCTCTTGCCTTTGCTCCCTGTTCCTCACTCCGCTCCCAAGAGACCTCTGTCCGGGTGAACCCACAGAAGACCTTTTGCCTCTTGGACACCCTTGCTTCGTCCCCTGGCTCGCCAGGGTCCGTTTATCTTGGTAGAAACTTGGGGCAcaacctctcctctcctctcagtTACCTTGAAGGTGACCGCAGAATGCCTGGGGAAGTGTTTTCTCACCCCACAGCACTGGAGAACAGAGGATATCTCTACCCCGTCAGCTGGCAGCCACCTCTAAGCAGAATCGGGCAGAAGAGCACCGGGCGGGGAGCCGTGGGACCTGGGGTGCTGGTCCCTGCATGTCCCCGGACAGAGCGTTACGCCGCCCATGTCCCTGTGTGTCCTCTGATGTGACGTCCAAGGGAGCCGGCTGCTCCGTTTGTGCCCTGCCCCCAACACGAGGCCCTGGACTCACCGAAGCGTAGAGCCGTCCCCTCTTGTTCATGGCCAGATACCGCCCGGAGAAGAGCCCCTTGATAGCCACAATGCCCACCTCCACCGCCGTTATCTCCAGGATGCCTGTGAGGAGCCGGACAGCCTGTTactccctccacctcccacagAGCCCAGCAGCGAAGGCTGAACACCCCTTTTCCCTGAGCCAGctcggggtggggggatggggtgcTGAGGGCAACCCACACTGAAAGGGGGTGACTTTGGAAGTTTGGGGGAGGGAGAAACCCCTGGGTGGGAGGTGCAGAACGGGGAACACCAGGGAAGGCGTCTGCAAGGAGAAGAACGCCAAcctgggagaaaaggaaaccagtGTTTCCCTGCGCTGGACATGAGCCCCCGGGAGCCACTCCAGCACTTAGTAAGCCAGTTTCATGATGGGCTGGCCAGACGCGCCAGCTGAGACTGGGGGCTGAGGGACTTGCTCAAGATGGCTCACAGGTGTCTGCACCGGGATTCAAACCCCTTGAACGTGGCAGTGTCTGGCTCTGGAGTGCCTCTGGGGGCCTGGGAGGGGAAGCTGGGCCCTTGGCGAGGTGAACTGATAATGGGATCCACCAGCGCATGGAGGGTGCCACCCAAACCTGCTGGCAGTGGACCTGGGTGGGAGATAATTGTCTCGAGCCTGTAGGGTGTTGGCAGGGAGCTCACAGAGGGAAGCCACCTGTGTTCACCCACTCCCCACCCAATGGAAGACAGTTTAAATTTCCCCTAACACCTTCCGTTAGGACCGAGggcacttttttcccccctgggGAGTCTGCAACAAAGCCCCACATGGGGCCACGGTGCCCCTGGGGTAACCACCGGTGCCCTCTCCAGGGGGCGCCTCTCCGGTCCAGCGACCTGCCCCCGGCACATGTCAGCGATCACAGGGCCAGGCCGCCGGCCGCCAGAGTCTTGCCCGGAGCGTTCGGGGCCCGGGAGGCACAGGATGCGGGCCTCTGGGCTCTCTGGACCGCAGGCTGGGCGGattcccccgccccgcccggtcGCGCCGGCCTGAAGACCATAGTACCCGCGCCTGGATGTGGGACCAGGGCGGCGCTGGGCTGCCCGCCTTGGATGCCTCAAGAATTTGGATGCTCTGCGACtcctgggagtggggagagaCTGGATTTGGACAGAACTGAAGAATCGCTACCAGGCGGGAGCAGGGGCTCTCGCAGTCGCGTCCCGCGCGCAGCGGACGCCCTGGTAACATTGGCTTCCACCGCGCGGCTCCGGAGGCGTCTTTGGAAGACGCCCTCGCCGGGCCGCGGCTTTCCTGGAGGAAGCAGAGTTTTTCCGGCCGCCTCTGGAATACACCGCGCCTTTTCCTGAGcccggggcagggggaggggcagatCGCGGGGCGCAGTGGAGGACCCCGATTCTCTGGCCACACACCCCGCCCACTGAGCTCCTGCCTGGCCCCGAGCTCGGCTCTCCAGCTCCTCACAGAGGGGAGCTGCGTCAAGTCCCCACGGCCCTGCGCTCCTCCTCGAGAAAGGACTCCGCACGACCCCGGGTCCCCGCGGCCGGAGGAGCCAAACCTTGGGACCTCGCGGGACTCCGGCTGGGGCGCAGTCCGGGCGCGGGTTCAGGCTGCGGGGCGGGGTGACAGTGCGCCCGCGCCCCCAGCACCAGGCGGACGCCCCTGCGTGCTCCTAAGCGCATCCCGTGGCCCCCCACCGGAGACCCAGGAGCTCATCCCGCCGGTCGCTCGGCGGCGGCCGA includes:
- the FGF3 gene encoding fibroblast growth factor 3, with the translated sequence MDLIWLLLLSLLEPGWPAAGPGARPRRDAGGRGGVYEHLGGAPRRRKLYCATKYHLQLHPSGRVNGSLGNSAYSILEITAVEVGIVAIKGLFSGRYLAMNKRGRLYASESYNAECEFVERIHELGYNTYASRLYRTAPGGPGARRPASAERLWYVSVNGKGRPRRGFKTRRTQKSSLFLPRVLDRKDHEMVRLLLGTAGLRGGQARPPPPGRAASTRQRRRRQQARPRDRGG